Proteins encoded by one window of Culicoides brevitarsis isolate CSIRO-B50_1 chromosome 2, AGI_CSIRO_Cbre_v1, whole genome shotgun sequence:
- the LOC134829857 gene encoding replication factor C subunit 2, whose translation MPDNEMDTTPNVGTSAERKSNLPWVEKYRPTTFDEIVGNVETVQRLSVFAKQGNAPNIIIAGPPGVGKTTTILCLARILLGDCFDEAVLEMNASNERGIDVVRNKIKSFAQQKITLPKGRHKIIILDEADSMTEQAQQALRRTMEIYSNTTRFALACNSSEKIIEPIQSRCAMLRYTKLSDAQLLAKCIEVCQKENVKYDESGLEAIVFTAQGDMRQALNNLQSTHNGFGFVNSENVFKVCDEPHPLIVQEMLEHCVKGDIHKAYKIMAKLFQLGYAAEDIIGNVLRVCKRMKMPEKLKLIYIRDIGEAHMKIIDGLNSLLQMTGLLAKLCEASYEYS comes from the exons TTGAGAAATATCGACCAACAACATTTGATGAAATTGTCGGCAATGTCGAAACAGTTCAACGCCTTTCAGTATTCGCAAAACAGGGAAATGCTCCAAATATTATAATTGCT ggTCCTCCGGGTGttggaaaaacaacaacaatcctTTGTCTCGCACGTATCTTGCTTGGCGATTGTTTCGATGAAGCTGTTTTGGAAATGAATGCCTCAAATGAGCGCGGAATAGATGTCGTTCGTAACAAGATCAAGAGTTTTGCCCAACAGAAGATTACCCTTCCTAAAGGTCGACACAAGATTATCATTCTCGATGAAGCTGATTCGATGACAGAACAAGCCCAACAAGCACTTCGTCGAACAATGGAAATTTACAGCAACACGACTCGTTTTGCTCTTGCCTGTAATTCATCCGAGAAAATTATCGAGCCAATTCAATCGCGTTGTGCGATGTTACGTTACACAAAACTATCAGATGCACAATTGCTCGCGAAATGTATCGAAGTTTGTCAAAAAGAAAATGTCAAGTACGATGAAAGCGGATTGGAAGCCATTGTATTTACAGCTCAAGGCGATATGAGACAAGCATTGAACAATCTTCAATCCACACACAATGGCTTTGGATTTGTCAACAgcgaaaatgttttcaaagtTTGTGATGAGCCTCATCCATTAATTGTACAAGAAATGTTGGAACATTGCGTAAAAGGAGACATTCATAAGGCGTACAAGATCATGGcgaaattatttcaacttgGATATGCAGCGGAAGATATCATCGGAAACGTTCTTCGTGTTTGCAAACGCATGAAAATgcctgaaaaattgaaactcatTTACATTCGGGATATTGGAGAAGCGCACATGAAAATCATCGACGGATTGAATTCACTCCTGCAAATGACAGGACTTCTTGCAAAGCTGTGCGAAGCTTCTTACGAATATTCAtaa